A part of Paenibacillus donghaensis genomic DNA contains:
- a CDS encoding amino acid ABC transporter permease, whose translation MKLDPSFIWTAFLQILSAIPTTLYITIVSVLAGFIIGLAVALIRIYRIPVLYPLAVGYVTFIRGTPMLTHLLLIYFGLPMLIDGLAVQFGWSFRSVSIPMIGFAYISFSITAGAYMSEVVRSGLLAVDRGQMEAAHAVGMTTPQALRRIVFPQALAASLPNLSNSVIGMLHGSTLAFTVSVVDINAKAQIVASTNWKFFEAYLAAALIFWALTFLIERATSLLEKRINLYNRGGVL comes from the coding sequence ATGAAGCTGGACCCTTCATTTATCTGGACGGCATTTCTGCAAATTCTAAGCGCCATCCCGACAACACTATATATTACGATCGTTTCTGTTCTGGCCGGATTTATTATAGGGCTTGCTGTAGCCTTGATCCGGATTTACAGAATTCCTGTCTTGTATCCGTTAGCGGTGGGATATGTCACCTTTATACGCGGCACTCCGATGCTTACTCATCTGCTGCTGATCTATTTCGGACTGCCTATGCTTATCGATGGTCTTGCGGTCCAGTTCGGCTGGAGTTTCCGCTCGGTATCTATTCCGATGATCGGGTTTGCTTATATTTCGTTCTCGATTACCGCAGGAGCCTATATGTCGGAGGTGGTCCGCTCCGGTCTGCTGGCGGTGGACCGCGGTCAGATGGAGGCTGCGCACGCTGTTGGCATGACCACTCCCCAGGCCCTGCGGCGGATTGTATTCCCCCAGGCCTTGGCGGCAAGTCTGCCGAATCTGTCCAATTCGGTTATCGGCATGCTGCATGGATCAACGCTCGCTTTTACGGTGTCCGTCGTTGATATTAACGCCAAAGCGCAGATTGTGGCTTCGACGAACTGGAAGTTTTTTGAGGCTTATCTGGCGGCGGCTCTGATCTTCTGGGCACTTACGTTCCTAATCGAGCGAGCGACCTCGTTGCTTGAGAAACGGATCAATCTGTACAATCGGGGGGGAGTTCTATGA
- a CDS encoding amino acid ABC transporter permease encodes MGAPFDFSFIITYLPKLLTTLNTTLLIVICSLLAGIVVGFVVALPRLYQIPVLKTFAEIYISFFRGTPILIQLFLFYYGLPELMKLVHVDMTRTPVLVFVILTYGLHTGAFMSEMIRASVKAVDRGQVEAAYATGMTAYQAFSRIVLPQALAVAVPVFSNLVIALLKDTSLAFTLGVMEMTGKAQTLASLSQHFIETYIALALIYLVISYTIERLLLVAEHRLLRHEAQPSPGTQTFTLLKNGSYRQIIAHMGSSKGGGGL; translated from the coding sequence GGTGCGCCGTTTGACTTCAGCTTCATCATCACCTATTTGCCCAAACTGCTGACTACGTTGAATACAACTCTGCTGATCGTGATCTGCTCCCTTCTGGCCGGTATCGTTGTGGGCTTTGTTGTAGCCCTTCCTCGTCTGTATCAAATTCCAGTTCTGAAGACCTTCGCTGAGATCTATATCTCGTTCTTCCGGGGGACTCCGATTCTGATCCAGCTGTTCCTGTTCTATTACGGTCTGCCTGAACTGATGAAGCTGGTTCATGTGGATATGACACGCACGCCAGTGCTGGTCTTTGTCATTCTGACCTACGGGCTGCATACAGGTGCGTTTATGTCCGAAATGATCCGCGCCTCGGTAAAGGCGGTGGATAGGGGGCAGGTGGAAGCAGCTTATGCTACTGGAATGACCGCCTACCAGGCTTTTTCACGGATTGTACTTCCTCAGGCGCTTGCTGTGGCTGTTCCTGTGTTCTCCAATCTGGTAATCGCGCTGCTGAAGGATACTTCACTGGCCTTCACTCTAGGGGTTATGGAGATGACGGGCAAAGCACAGACCCTCGCCAGCCTAAGTCAGCACTTCATAGAAACCTACATTGCCCTGGCCCTAATCTATCTGGTGATCAGCTATACGATAGAACGGCTGCTGCTGGTGGCGGAGCATCGTCTCCTGCGTCATGAAGCACAGCCTAGTCCCGGAACCCAAACGTTCACATTGCTCAAAAACGGCTCCTATCGGCAAATTATTGCACACATGGGCTCTAGCAAGGGAGGTGGCGGTTTATGA
- a CDS encoding amino acid ABC transporter ATP-binding protein, with amino-acid sequence MIKLERISKSFGRNQVLNQIDLTVAKGEVVVILGPSGSGKTTLLRCVNYLEKPSGGAISIGDFKLDCSHARKKDIHQLRQKTAMVFQQYNLFRHKTALENVMEGLLIVKKLPKEQAREKSKALLEKVGLGGKLDAYPSQLSGGQQQRVGIARALALEPEVILFDEPTSALDPELVGEVLAVIRKIAKEGITMIVVTHEMGFARDVANHVVFMDGGVIVEEGTPAEVFNHPREERTKQFLKRITPELNYSI; translated from the coding sequence ATGATTAAGCTGGAGCGTATTTCGAAATCCTTTGGCCGCAATCAGGTGTTGAATCAGATTGATTTAACTGTTGCCAAGGGCGAGGTTGTGGTCATTCTTGGCCCCAGCGGATCAGGTAAAACCACTCTGCTCCGTTGTGTGAATTACCTGGAGAAGCCGAGCGGCGGGGCAATTTCCATCGGTGATTTCAAGCTGGACTGCAGTCATGCCCGCAAGAAGGACATTCATCAGCTGCGGCAAAAAACGGCAATGGTCTTTCAGCAGTACAATCTGTTCCGGCATAAAACAGCGCTGGAGAATGTGATGGAAGGACTGCTGATCGTTAAAAAGCTGCCGAAGGAGCAGGCAAGAGAAAAAAGCAAGGCACTCCTGGAGAAGGTCGGCCTCGGCGGAAAGCTGGATGCCTATCCAAGCCAGCTGTCTGGTGGCCAGCAGCAGCGGGTCGGCATTGCCCGCGCACTGGCGCTGGAGCCGGAGGTCATTCTGTTCGACGAGCCCACTTCTGCGCTGGACCCGGAGCTGGTGGGTGAAGTGCTGGCGGTCATCCGCAAAATTGCCAAGGAAGGTATTACTATGATTGTGGTAACCCATGAAATGGGCTTTGCCCGCGATGTGGCCAACCATGTGGTATTTATGGATGGCGGGGTGATTGTGGAAGAAGGAACACCGGCGGAGGTATTCAATCATCCACGGGAGGAAAGAACGAAGCAGTTTCTGAAGCGGATTACGCCGGAACTGAACTATTCCATCTAG